The Candidatus Cloacimonadaceae bacterium DNA window AGTTCATTTTTGAGGATGTCCCTATTCTATTGATTTTATGAATGTCCGCATCAGCAATCACACCCTCGTTCTCAGCGGTCATATTGGTCTGCACAATGTGGATCATCTGATCGCGGATGCAACAAAAGCGATCAAAACCGGACACCTGACCCAGCTTGATCTTTCAGGGATAGAGAGCATAGACAACGCGGGTGTGGCAGCGCTTGAGGAGATTATAGTTCTTCTGGAAGAAAAGCAGAAAATCGTGTTGATCTCCCCGCCCGGACCGGAAATAAGTGAGTTGATCGAAACATTCGCATCGGCGAAAGTGAAAGATGTGTTTCCGCCCGAGCCTATTTCATATTTTGAGCGAACCGGACAGGTGCTCCTGACGCGCTTTGATTCTTTCGTCAAGGCTTTGACTCTGGCTTCGGAGATATTCTATTGGTCGATCGTGGCTATATTTGACCGCAGAGCGCAACGCAAAGGCGTTTTCTTACAGCAGGGGACTCAGCTTGGCTTTGATGCACTGCCGATCGTGGCGCTGCTTTCTTTTATCATCGGTTTCATCCTCGCTCTGCAGTCGGCAGTACAATTACGCAATTTTGGCGCTAACATGTTTATCGCCGATCTTTTGGCGGTGACGATGGTCAGGGAGATGGGACCTATGATCACAGCGATCATTGTCGCTGGAAGAAGCGGGTCTTCGATTGCATCCGAAATCGCCACGATGAAAGTGACCGAGGAGCTTGACGCGCTCAAAATGATGGCGCTCAATCCGATTCGCTACGTCGTCGTACCCAAGTTTCATGCCATTACCGTAATGATGCCAATACTGGTGGCATTTTCCATTTTGGTGGGAGAAATGGGCGGAGCGGTCATCGCCATCAGCTATCTTGATCTGAGCCTTGAGACTTTTATGTCTCGCACCATTGATATCATCACTGCCAAAGACCTGATCGTAACATTTGCGAAAAGCACTGTGTTTGCCTGGTTGATCGTTATCATCGGCGCCCACTACGGATTTCAGGTTAGTGGTGGGGCAGAGGGCGTCGGCAAAGCGACTACCGCCTCCGTTGTCGTTTCCATATTTGCCGTCATCATCGCCGATGCTGTTTTTTCGCTGATATACTTATGAGCGAAATCAAAGAACAAGCAATCATCAAGGTTCGCGGGTTGGAAGCCAGATATGGCGAAACTGTCGTCCTCAAAGACATTAACCTGGATATCTTTGCCGGAGAGATCACTGTGATCCTTGGGGGCAGCGGATGCGGCAAAACCACGCTGCTCAAAAACATATTGAGACTTCAAGAACCATATAGAGGCAGCGTGAGTTTTTGGGATGAGGACATCCTCGCTCTCGAAGAAACGAAGTTTGCAGAGGTTCTGAAAAAGATCGGCATGCTGTTTCAAAACGGAGCATTATTAAATTCGATTTCGGTATTTGACAACATCGCGATTCCCTTGGAACAACACACCCGCCTGAGCCGCAGCCTGATCAGTCGTATCATACGAGTCAAATTGGGTTTGGTAGGAATGGAAGACGCGATCTTTCTTCTGCCCTCCGAACTTTCCGGCGGGATGAAAAAACGTGCTGCTCTTGCCCGTGCCATGGCATTGGACCCCAAGATCCTGTTTTGCGACGAACCTTCCGCCGGGCTCGATCCACTCACTTCCGCCAATCTGGACGAGCTGATCCTCAACTTGAAAAAGCAGCTTAAGATGAGTATCGTCGTTGTCACACACGAGCTTGCCTCGATCCATCGTATCGCCGATAAAATCGTCTTTCTTGATTCCGGCAAAATCGTCTTTCACGGCAGTCTGGAAGATGCCAAGCAAGCCAAAATCCCCGTAATCGACACTTTCTTCAATTCAGGTGAATATGAATGGTGAAGTGCCCGGCACGGTACCAAATCTCGCCATCATCGTGGCGATGGATCGCAATAGACTAATCGGAAGGGAAAACCACCTGCCCTGGCATATTCCTGAAGACCTTGCATATTTCAGAGCCAAAACTCTCAGCCACAACGTCTTGATGGGAAGGAATACCTGGCACTCGCTTGGAAAAGCCCTTGAGCGCAGAACAAATATCGTGCTTACGAGGGACACAGATTTCTACATGCCGGGCATAATAGTGTGCCACAGCATCGGCGAAGCAATATCCTTCTGCGCGGGAGACCGGACTTTCGTTATCGGCGGAGCAGGCATCTTCGCACAATTTATTCCGATCGTCGATAAAATGTACATTACAAGAATCGATGCAGAATTTGCCGGGGACTTGTATTTTCCACGATATGATGAGAAAGACTGGAAATTGTTATCTTATGATACCTTGCAGCCAGAATCCGGCTACAAGCTCAGCTTCAGCGAATATTCACGCGAACTAACTTGAAAGGAGATGAATCATGCTAAACTGCGCAGAAGAATTGATCCTAATCGCCATCGACGACGAAAGCGGCGATTTTCACCGTATGACCAGCCTCAATTTCAACCTCGCCTTGGTGGGAGCCCTGCTGGCTGATCTGGGACTCAAGGAACGTATCGACGTCTCCGAAAACTACCTCCACATCGTGGGGGAGGGG harbors:
- a CDS encoding MlaE family lipid ABC transporter permease subunit gives rise to the protein MNVRISNHTLVLSGHIGLHNVDHLIADATKAIKTGHLTQLDLSGIESIDNAGVAALEEIIVLLEEKQKIVLISPPGPEISELIETFASAKVKDVFPPEPISYFERTGQVLLTRFDSFVKALTLASEIFYWSIVAIFDRRAQRKGVFLQQGTQLGFDALPIVALLSFIIGFILALQSAVQLRNFGANMFIADLLAVTMVREMGPMITAIIVAGRSGSSIASEIATMKVTEELDALKMMALNPIRYVVVPKFHAITVMMPILVAFSILVGEMGGAVIAISYLDLSLETFMSRTIDIITAKDLIVTFAKSTVFAWLIVIIGAHYGFQVSGGAEGVGKATTASVVVSIFAVIIADAVFSLIYL
- a CDS encoding ATP-binding cassette domain-containing protein, yielding MSEIKEQAIIKVRGLEARYGETVVLKDINLDIFAGEITVILGGSGCGKTTLLKNILRLQEPYRGSVSFWDEDILALEETKFAEVLKKIGMLFQNGALLNSISVFDNIAIPLEQHTRLSRSLISRIIRVKLGLVGMEDAIFLLPSELSGGMKKRAALARAMALDPKILFCDEPSAGLDPLTSANLDELILNLKKQLKMSIVVVTHELASIHRIADKIVFLDSGKIVFHGSLEDAKQAKIPVIDTFFNSGEYEW
- a CDS encoding dihydrofolate reductase translates to MNGEVPGTVPNLAIIVAMDRNRLIGRENHLPWHIPEDLAYFRAKTLSHNVLMGRNTWHSLGKALERRTNIVLTRDTDFYMPGIIVCHSIGEAISFCAGDRTFVIGGAGIFAQFIPIVDKMYITRIDAEFAGDLYFPRYDEKDWKLLSYDTLQPESGYKLSFSEYSRELT